A region from the Oncorhynchus tshawytscha isolate Ot180627B linkage group LG26, Otsh_v2.0, whole genome shotgun sequence genome encodes:
- the LOC112225377 gene encoding RCC1 and BTB domain-containing protein 1 isoform X5 → MYWLSLPDTPTSTTEGAADIIREAAAGESGSVTGRLATRPPLSLLTMERSCSVKSRDSITQQDHAPAPPCSRGHTPPPLQRRSRRTMVDVTKWPLFSLMEGEELSSIRQACVFGTSANEVIYITHNDDVYVFGLNCSNCLGTGDSQSTILPKKLDFLSGRKVVSLSYGSGPHILLATEEGELFAWGHNGYSQLGNGTTNQGVAPVLVSASLLNKRVTEVACGSHHSLALTNTGEVYAWGYNNCGQVGSGSTANQPTPRRVSNCLQNKVVVSITCGQTSSLAVVENGEVYGWGYNGNGQLGLGNNGNQLTPCRLVGLQGLCVLQIVSGYAHSLALTDEGLLYAWGTNTYGQLGTGNKSNQLSPVQIMAEKERIVEIAACHSTHTSAAKTQSGQVYMWGQCREHDDFLTVSQSLKKEFDSPETADLKFSVDGKYIHVHKAVLKIRCEHFRSMFQSHWNEDMKEVIEIDQFTYPVYRSFLEFLYTDNIDLPPEDAIGLLDLATSYCENRLKRLCQHIIKRGITIENAFSLLAAAVRYDAEDLEEFCFKFCVNHLTEVTQTAAFWQIEGNLLKEFISRASRCGAFKN, encoded by the exons ATGTATTGGCTCTCACTTCCGGACACACCAACATCAACAACAGAGGGAGCTGCTGACATTATCCGAGAGGCGGCGGCAGGAGAAAGCGGTTCAGTGACCGGGAGGCTAGCTACCCGTCCACCG TTGTCATTATTGACTATGGAACGCTCTTGTAG TGTGAAAAGCAGGGATAGCATCACCCAACAAGACCACGCACCTGCTCCTCCCTGTAGCCGGGGACACACCCCTCCACCGTTGCAACGGAGATCAAGGCGCACTATGGTGGATGTGACAAAATGGCCGCTGTTTAGTCTGATGGAAGGCGAGGAGCTCTCGTCCATACGACAGGCCTGTGTGTTTGGAACCTCCGCCAACGAGGTCATCTACATCACCCACAATGATGAT GTGTATGTGTTTGGGCTGAACTGCAGTAACTGCCTGGGAACAGGGGATAGCCAAAGCACCATCCTACCTAAGAAGCTGGACTTTCTGAGTGGGAGGAAAGTGGTCAGCCTCAGCTATGGCAGCGGACCCCACATCCTCCTGGCCACTGAGG AGGGCGAGCTGTTTGCCTGGGGCCACAATGGCTACAGTCAGCTGGGGAATGGGACCACCAACCAGGGGGTCGCTCCTGTGCTGGTGTCTGCCAGCCTTCTCAACAAGAGGGTGACGGAAGTGGCCTGTGGTTCACATCACTCCCTGGCCCTGACCAACactggagag GTGTATGCCTGGGGCTACAATAACTGTGGCCAGGTGGGGTCAGGGTCCACGGCCAACCAGCCCACCCCCAGGAGAGTGTCCAACTGTCTGCAGAACAAGGTGGTCGTCAGCATCACCTGTGGTCAAACCTCCTCTCTGGCTGTGGTCGAGAATGGAGAG GTGTACGGCTGGGGCTATAACGGAAACGGCCAACTGGGGCTAGGCAACAACGGGAATCAGCTGACACCTTGTCGCCTGGTGGGCTTGCAGGGTCTCTGTGTGCTACAG ATAGTGTCTGGCTATGCCCACTCCTTGGCCCTAACGGACGAGGGGCTGCTGTATGCCTGGGGGACCAACACCTATGGCCAGCTGGGCACAGGCAACAAGAGCAACCAACTCAGCCCAGTCCAGATCATGGctgagaaggagag GATTGTAGAGATTGCAGCATGCCActccacacacacctcagcaGCTAAGACTCAGAGTGGCCAGGTGTACATGTGGGGCCAGTGTAGGG AGCATGATGACTTCCTGACAGTGTCCCAGTCTTTAAAGAAGGAGTTTGACAGCCCAGAGACGGCCGACCTCAAGTTCAGCGTGGATGGCAAATACATCCATGTGCACAAGGCTGTGCTCAAGATCAG GTGTGAGCACTTCAGGTCCATGTTCCAGTCCCATTGGAATGAAGACATGAAGGAGGTGATAGAGATCGACCAGTTCACCTACCCCGTCTACCGCTCCTTCCTAGAGttcctctacacagacaacatAGACCTGCCCCCAGAGGATGCTATCG GTCTGCTGGACCTGGCCACATCCTACTGTGAGAACCGCCTGAAGCGTCTCTGTCAGCACATCATCAAGAGAGGCATCACCATAGAGAATGCCTTCTCTCTGCTCGCTGCTGCCGTGCGCTACGACGCAGAG GACCTGGAGGAGTTCTGCTTTAAGTTCTGTGTGAACCACCTGACGGAGGTGACCCAGACTGCAGCCTTCTGGCAGATCGAAGGCAACCTTCTCAAAGAGTTCATCAGCCGAGCTAGCCGCTGTGGAGCCTTCAAGAATTGA
- the LOC112225377 gene encoding RCC1 and BTB domain-containing protein 1 isoform X1, with the protein MYWLSLPDTPTSTTEGAADIIREAAAGESGSVTGRLATRPPLSLLTMERSCSVKSRDSITQQDHAPAPPCSRGHTPPPLQRRSRRTMVDVTKWPLFSLMEGEELSSIRQACVFGTSANEVIYITHNDDVYVFGLNCSNCLGTGDSQSTILPKKLDFLSGRKVVSLSYGSGPHILLATEEGELFAWGHNGYSQLGNGTTNQGVAPVLVSASLLNKRVTEVACGSHHSLALTNTGEVYAWGYNNCGQVGSGSTANQPTPRRVSNCLQNKVVVSITCGQTSSLAVVENGEVYGWGYNGNGQLGLGNNGNQLTPCRLVGLQGLCVLQIVSGYAHSLALTDEGLLYAWGTNTYGQLGTGNKSNQLSPVQIMAEKESRIVEIAACHSTHTSAAKTQSGQVYMWGQCRGQSIVLPFLTHFSCTDDVFACFATPSVMWRLLSMEHDDFLTVSQSLKKEFDSPETADLKFSVDGKYIHVHKAVLKIRCEHFRSMFQSHWNEDMKEVIEIDQFTYPVYRSFLEFLYTDNIDLPPEDAIGLLDLATSYCENRLKRLCQHIIKRGITIENAFSLLAAAVRYDAEDLEEFCFKFCVNHLTEVTQTAAFWQIEGNLLKEFISRASRCGAFKN; encoded by the exons ATGTATTGGCTCTCACTTCCGGACACACCAACATCAACAACAGAGGGAGCTGCTGACATTATCCGAGAGGCGGCGGCAGGAGAAAGCGGTTCAGTGACCGGGAGGCTAGCTACCCGTCCACCG TTGTCATTATTGACTATGGAACGCTCTTGTAG TGTGAAAAGCAGGGATAGCATCACCCAACAAGACCACGCACCTGCTCCTCCCTGTAGCCGGGGACACACCCCTCCACCGTTGCAACGGAGATCAAGGCGCACTATGGTGGATGTGACAAAATGGCCGCTGTTTAGTCTGATGGAAGGCGAGGAGCTCTCGTCCATACGACAGGCCTGTGTGTTTGGAACCTCCGCCAACGAGGTCATCTACATCACCCACAATGATGAT GTGTATGTGTTTGGGCTGAACTGCAGTAACTGCCTGGGAACAGGGGATAGCCAAAGCACCATCCTACCTAAGAAGCTGGACTTTCTGAGTGGGAGGAAAGTGGTCAGCCTCAGCTATGGCAGCGGACCCCACATCCTCCTGGCCACTGAGG AGGGCGAGCTGTTTGCCTGGGGCCACAATGGCTACAGTCAGCTGGGGAATGGGACCACCAACCAGGGGGTCGCTCCTGTGCTGGTGTCTGCCAGCCTTCTCAACAAGAGGGTGACGGAAGTGGCCTGTGGTTCACATCACTCCCTGGCCCTGACCAACactggagag GTGTATGCCTGGGGCTACAATAACTGTGGCCAGGTGGGGTCAGGGTCCACGGCCAACCAGCCCACCCCCAGGAGAGTGTCCAACTGTCTGCAGAACAAGGTGGTCGTCAGCATCACCTGTGGTCAAACCTCCTCTCTGGCTGTGGTCGAGAATGGAGAG GTGTACGGCTGGGGCTATAACGGAAACGGCCAACTGGGGCTAGGCAACAACGGGAATCAGCTGACACCTTGTCGCCTGGTGGGCTTGCAGGGTCTCTGTGTGCTACAG ATAGTGTCTGGCTATGCCCACTCCTTGGCCCTAACGGACGAGGGGCTGCTGTATGCCTGGGGGACCAACACCTATGGCCAGCTGGGCACAGGCAACAAGAGCAACCAACTCAGCCCAGTCCAGATCATGGctgagaaggagag cagGATTGTAGAGATTGCAGCATGCCActccacacacacctcagcaGCTAAGACTCAGAGTGGCCAGGTGTACATGTGGGGCCAGTGTAGGGGTCAGTCCATCGTCTTGCCCTTCCTCACACACTTCTCCTGCACTGATGACGTTTTTGCTTGCTTTGCCACGCCCTCTGTCATGTGGAGGCTGCTCTCTATGG AGCATGATGACTTCCTGACAGTGTCCCAGTCTTTAAAGAAGGAGTTTGACAGCCCAGAGACGGCCGACCTCAAGTTCAGCGTGGATGGCAAATACATCCATGTGCACAAGGCTGTGCTCAAGATCAG GTGTGAGCACTTCAGGTCCATGTTCCAGTCCCATTGGAATGAAGACATGAAGGAGGTGATAGAGATCGACCAGTTCACCTACCCCGTCTACCGCTCCTTCCTAGAGttcctctacacagacaacatAGACCTGCCCCCAGAGGATGCTATCG GTCTGCTGGACCTGGCCACATCCTACTGTGAGAACCGCCTGAAGCGTCTCTGTCAGCACATCATCAAGAGAGGCATCACCATAGAGAATGCCTTCTCTCTGCTCGCTGCTGCCGTGCGCTACGACGCAGAG GACCTGGAGGAGTTCTGCTTTAAGTTCTGTGTGAACCACCTGACGGAGGTGACCCAGACTGCAGCCTTCTGGCAGATCGAAGGCAACCTTCTCAAAGAGTTCATCAGCCGAGCTAGCCGCTGTGGAGCCTTCAAGAATTGA
- the LOC112225377 gene encoding RCC1 and BTB domain-containing protein 1 isoform X7, with product MVDVTKWPLFSLMEGEELSSIRQACVFGTSANEVIYITHNDDVYVFGLNCSNCLGTGDSQSTILPKKLDFLSGRKVVSLSYGSGPHILLATEEGELFAWGHNGYSQLGNGTTNQGVAPVLVSASLLNKRVTEVACGSHHSLALTNTGEVYAWGYNNCGQVGSGSTANQPTPRRVSNCLQNKVVVSITCGQTSSLAVVENGEVYGWGYNGNGQLGLGNNGNQLTPCRLVGLQGLCVLQIVSGYAHSLALTDEGLLYAWGTNTYGQLGTGNKSNQLSPVQIMAEKESRIVEIAACHSTHTSAAKTQSGQVYMWGQCRGQSIVLPFLTHFSCTDDVFACFATPSVMWRLLSMEHDDFLTVSQSLKKEFDSPETADLKFSVDGKYIHVHKAVLKIRCEHFRSMFQSHWNEDMKEVIEIDQFTYPVYRSFLEFLYTDNIDLPPEDAIGLLDLATSYCENRLKRLCQHIIKRGITIENAFSLLAAAVRYDAEDLEEFCFKFCVNHLTEVTQTAAFWQIEGNLLKEFISRASRCGAFKN from the exons ATGGTGGATGTGACAAAATGGCCGCTGTTTAGTCTGATGGAAGGCGAGGAGCTCTCGTCCATACGACAGGCCTGTGTGTTTGGAACCTCCGCCAACGAGGTCATCTACATCACCCACAATGATGAT GTGTATGTGTTTGGGCTGAACTGCAGTAACTGCCTGGGAACAGGGGATAGCCAAAGCACCATCCTACCTAAGAAGCTGGACTTTCTGAGTGGGAGGAAAGTGGTCAGCCTCAGCTATGGCAGCGGACCCCACATCCTCCTGGCCACTGAGG AGGGCGAGCTGTTTGCCTGGGGCCACAATGGCTACAGTCAGCTGGGGAATGGGACCACCAACCAGGGGGTCGCTCCTGTGCTGGTGTCTGCCAGCCTTCTCAACAAGAGGGTGACGGAAGTGGCCTGTGGTTCACATCACTCCCTGGCCCTGACCAACactggagag GTGTATGCCTGGGGCTACAATAACTGTGGCCAGGTGGGGTCAGGGTCCACGGCCAACCAGCCCACCCCCAGGAGAGTGTCCAACTGTCTGCAGAACAAGGTGGTCGTCAGCATCACCTGTGGTCAAACCTCCTCTCTGGCTGTGGTCGAGAATGGAGAG GTGTACGGCTGGGGCTATAACGGAAACGGCCAACTGGGGCTAGGCAACAACGGGAATCAGCTGACACCTTGTCGCCTGGTGGGCTTGCAGGGTCTCTGTGTGCTACAG ATAGTGTCTGGCTATGCCCACTCCTTGGCCCTAACGGACGAGGGGCTGCTGTATGCCTGGGGGACCAACACCTATGGCCAGCTGGGCACAGGCAACAAGAGCAACCAACTCAGCCCAGTCCAGATCATGGctgagaaggagag cagGATTGTAGAGATTGCAGCATGCCActccacacacacctcagcaGCTAAGACTCAGAGTGGCCAGGTGTACATGTGGGGCCAGTGTAGGGGTCAGTCCATCGTCTTGCCCTTCCTCACACACTTCTCCTGCACTGATGACGTTTTTGCTTGCTTTGCCACGCCCTCTGTCATGTGGAGGCTGCTCTCTATGG AGCATGATGACTTCCTGACAGTGTCCCAGTCTTTAAAGAAGGAGTTTGACAGCCCAGAGACGGCCGACCTCAAGTTCAGCGTGGATGGCAAATACATCCATGTGCACAAGGCTGTGCTCAAGATCAG GTGTGAGCACTTCAGGTCCATGTTCCAGTCCCATTGGAATGAAGACATGAAGGAGGTGATAGAGATCGACCAGTTCACCTACCCCGTCTACCGCTCCTTCCTAGAGttcctctacacagacaacatAGACCTGCCCCCAGAGGATGCTATCG GTCTGCTGGACCTGGCCACATCCTACTGTGAGAACCGCCTGAAGCGTCTCTGTCAGCACATCATCAAGAGAGGCATCACCATAGAGAATGCCTTCTCTCTGCTCGCTGCTGCCGTGCGCTACGACGCAGAG GACCTGGAGGAGTTCTGCTTTAAGTTCTGTGTGAACCACCTGACGGAGGTGACCCAGACTGCAGCCTTCTGGCAGATCGAAGGCAACCTTCTCAAAGAGTTCATCAGCCGAGCTAGCCGCTGTGGAGCCTTCAAGAATTGA
- the LOC112225377 gene encoding RCC1 and BTB domain-containing protein 1 isoform X6 produces the protein MERSCSVKSRDSITQQDHAPAPPCSRGHTPPPLQRRSRRTMVDVTKWPLFSLMEGEELSSIRQACVFGTSANEVIYITHNDDVYVFGLNCSNCLGTGDSQSTILPKKLDFLSGRKVVSLSYGSGPHILLATEEGELFAWGHNGYSQLGNGTTNQGVAPVLVSASLLNKRVTEVACGSHHSLALTNTGEVYAWGYNNCGQVGSGSTANQPTPRRVSNCLQNKVVVSITCGQTSSLAVVENGEVYGWGYNGNGQLGLGNNGNQLTPCRLVGLQGLCVLQIVSGYAHSLALTDEGLLYAWGTNTYGQLGTGNKSNQLSPVQIMAEKESRIVEIAACHSTHTSAAKTQSGQVYMWGQCRGQSIVLPFLTHFSCTDDVFACFATPSVMWRLLSMEHDDFLTVSQSLKKEFDSPETADLKFSVDGKYIHVHKAVLKIRCEHFRSMFQSHWNEDMKEVIEIDQFTYPVYRSFLEFLYTDNIDLPPEDAIGLLDLATSYCENRLKRLCQHIIKRGITIENAFSLLAAAVRYDAEDLEEFCFKFCVNHLTEVTQTAAFWQIEGNLLKEFISRASRCGAFKN, from the exons ATGGAACGCTCTTGTAG TGTGAAAAGCAGGGATAGCATCACCCAACAAGACCACGCACCTGCTCCTCCCTGTAGCCGGGGACACACCCCTCCACCGTTGCAACGGAGATCAAGGCGCACTATGGTGGATGTGACAAAATGGCCGCTGTTTAGTCTGATGGAAGGCGAGGAGCTCTCGTCCATACGACAGGCCTGTGTGTTTGGAACCTCCGCCAACGAGGTCATCTACATCACCCACAATGATGAT GTGTATGTGTTTGGGCTGAACTGCAGTAACTGCCTGGGAACAGGGGATAGCCAAAGCACCATCCTACCTAAGAAGCTGGACTTTCTGAGTGGGAGGAAAGTGGTCAGCCTCAGCTATGGCAGCGGACCCCACATCCTCCTGGCCACTGAGG AGGGCGAGCTGTTTGCCTGGGGCCACAATGGCTACAGTCAGCTGGGGAATGGGACCACCAACCAGGGGGTCGCTCCTGTGCTGGTGTCTGCCAGCCTTCTCAACAAGAGGGTGACGGAAGTGGCCTGTGGTTCACATCACTCCCTGGCCCTGACCAACactggagag GTGTATGCCTGGGGCTACAATAACTGTGGCCAGGTGGGGTCAGGGTCCACGGCCAACCAGCCCACCCCCAGGAGAGTGTCCAACTGTCTGCAGAACAAGGTGGTCGTCAGCATCACCTGTGGTCAAACCTCCTCTCTGGCTGTGGTCGAGAATGGAGAG GTGTACGGCTGGGGCTATAACGGAAACGGCCAACTGGGGCTAGGCAACAACGGGAATCAGCTGACACCTTGTCGCCTGGTGGGCTTGCAGGGTCTCTGTGTGCTACAG ATAGTGTCTGGCTATGCCCACTCCTTGGCCCTAACGGACGAGGGGCTGCTGTATGCCTGGGGGACCAACACCTATGGCCAGCTGGGCACAGGCAACAAGAGCAACCAACTCAGCCCAGTCCAGATCATGGctgagaaggagag cagGATTGTAGAGATTGCAGCATGCCActccacacacacctcagcaGCTAAGACTCAGAGTGGCCAGGTGTACATGTGGGGCCAGTGTAGGGGTCAGTCCATCGTCTTGCCCTTCCTCACACACTTCTCCTGCACTGATGACGTTTTTGCTTGCTTTGCCACGCCCTCTGTCATGTGGAGGCTGCTCTCTATGG AGCATGATGACTTCCTGACAGTGTCCCAGTCTTTAAAGAAGGAGTTTGACAGCCCAGAGACGGCCGACCTCAAGTTCAGCGTGGATGGCAAATACATCCATGTGCACAAGGCTGTGCTCAAGATCAG GTGTGAGCACTTCAGGTCCATGTTCCAGTCCCATTGGAATGAAGACATGAAGGAGGTGATAGAGATCGACCAGTTCACCTACCCCGTCTACCGCTCCTTCCTAGAGttcctctacacagacaacatAGACCTGCCCCCAGAGGATGCTATCG GTCTGCTGGACCTGGCCACATCCTACTGTGAGAACCGCCTGAAGCGTCTCTGTCAGCACATCATCAAGAGAGGCATCACCATAGAGAATGCCTTCTCTCTGCTCGCTGCTGCCGTGCGCTACGACGCAGAG GACCTGGAGGAGTTCTGCTTTAAGTTCTGTGTGAACCACCTGACGGAGGTGACCCAGACTGCAGCCTTCTGGCAGATCGAAGGCAACCTTCTCAAAGAGTTCATCAGCCGAGCTAGCCGCTGTGGAGCCTTCAAGAATTGA
- the LOC112225377 gene encoding RCC1 and BTB domain-containing protein 1 isoform X2, translated as MYWLSLPDTPTSTTEGAADIIREAAAGESGSVTGRLATRPPLSLLTMERSCSVKSRDSITQQDHAPAPPCSRGHTPPPLQRRSRRTMVDVTKWPLFSLMEGEELSSIRQACVFGTSANEVIYITHNDDVYVFGLNCSNCLGTGDSQSTILPKKLDFLSGRKVVSLSYGSGPHILLATEEGELFAWGHNGYSQLGNGTTNQGVAPVLVSASLLNKRVTEVACGSHHSLALTNTGEVYAWGYNNCGQVGSGSTANQPTPRRVSNCLQNKVVVSITCGQTSSLAVVENGEVYGWGYNGNGQLGLGNNGNQLTPCRLVGLQGLCVLQIVSGYAHSLALTDEGLLYAWGTNTYGQLGTGNKSNQLSPVQIMAEKERIVEIAACHSTHTSAAKTQSGQVYMWGQCRGQSIVLPFLTHFSCTDDVFACFATPSVMWRLLSMEHDDFLTVSQSLKKEFDSPETADLKFSVDGKYIHVHKAVLKIRCEHFRSMFQSHWNEDMKEVIEIDQFTYPVYRSFLEFLYTDNIDLPPEDAIGLLDLATSYCENRLKRLCQHIIKRGITIENAFSLLAAAVRYDAEDLEEFCFKFCVNHLTEVTQTAAFWQIEGNLLKEFISRASRCGAFKN; from the exons ATGTATTGGCTCTCACTTCCGGACACACCAACATCAACAACAGAGGGAGCTGCTGACATTATCCGAGAGGCGGCGGCAGGAGAAAGCGGTTCAGTGACCGGGAGGCTAGCTACCCGTCCACCG TTGTCATTATTGACTATGGAACGCTCTTGTAG TGTGAAAAGCAGGGATAGCATCACCCAACAAGACCACGCACCTGCTCCTCCCTGTAGCCGGGGACACACCCCTCCACCGTTGCAACGGAGATCAAGGCGCACTATGGTGGATGTGACAAAATGGCCGCTGTTTAGTCTGATGGAAGGCGAGGAGCTCTCGTCCATACGACAGGCCTGTGTGTTTGGAACCTCCGCCAACGAGGTCATCTACATCACCCACAATGATGAT GTGTATGTGTTTGGGCTGAACTGCAGTAACTGCCTGGGAACAGGGGATAGCCAAAGCACCATCCTACCTAAGAAGCTGGACTTTCTGAGTGGGAGGAAAGTGGTCAGCCTCAGCTATGGCAGCGGACCCCACATCCTCCTGGCCACTGAGG AGGGCGAGCTGTTTGCCTGGGGCCACAATGGCTACAGTCAGCTGGGGAATGGGACCACCAACCAGGGGGTCGCTCCTGTGCTGGTGTCTGCCAGCCTTCTCAACAAGAGGGTGACGGAAGTGGCCTGTGGTTCACATCACTCCCTGGCCCTGACCAACactggagag GTGTATGCCTGGGGCTACAATAACTGTGGCCAGGTGGGGTCAGGGTCCACGGCCAACCAGCCCACCCCCAGGAGAGTGTCCAACTGTCTGCAGAACAAGGTGGTCGTCAGCATCACCTGTGGTCAAACCTCCTCTCTGGCTGTGGTCGAGAATGGAGAG GTGTACGGCTGGGGCTATAACGGAAACGGCCAACTGGGGCTAGGCAACAACGGGAATCAGCTGACACCTTGTCGCCTGGTGGGCTTGCAGGGTCTCTGTGTGCTACAG ATAGTGTCTGGCTATGCCCACTCCTTGGCCCTAACGGACGAGGGGCTGCTGTATGCCTGGGGGACCAACACCTATGGCCAGCTGGGCACAGGCAACAAGAGCAACCAACTCAGCCCAGTCCAGATCATGGctgagaaggagag GATTGTAGAGATTGCAGCATGCCActccacacacacctcagcaGCTAAGACTCAGAGTGGCCAGGTGTACATGTGGGGCCAGTGTAGGGGTCAGTCCATCGTCTTGCCCTTCCTCACACACTTCTCCTGCACTGATGACGTTTTTGCTTGCTTTGCCACGCCCTCTGTCATGTGGAGGCTGCTCTCTATGG AGCATGATGACTTCCTGACAGTGTCCCAGTCTTTAAAGAAGGAGTTTGACAGCCCAGAGACGGCCGACCTCAAGTTCAGCGTGGATGGCAAATACATCCATGTGCACAAGGCTGTGCTCAAGATCAG GTGTGAGCACTTCAGGTCCATGTTCCAGTCCCATTGGAATGAAGACATGAAGGAGGTGATAGAGATCGACCAGTTCACCTACCCCGTCTACCGCTCCTTCCTAGAGttcctctacacagacaacatAGACCTGCCCCCAGAGGATGCTATCG GTCTGCTGGACCTGGCCACATCCTACTGTGAGAACCGCCTGAAGCGTCTCTGTCAGCACATCATCAAGAGAGGCATCACCATAGAGAATGCCTTCTCTCTGCTCGCTGCTGCCGTGCGCTACGACGCAGAG GACCTGGAGGAGTTCTGCTTTAAGTTCTGTGTGAACCACCTGACGGAGGTGACCCAGACTGCAGCCTTCTGGCAGATCGAAGGCAACCTTCTCAAAGAGTTCATCAGCCGAGCTAGCCGCTGTGGAGCCTTCAAGAATTGA
- the LOC112225377 gene encoding RCC1 and BTB domain-containing protein 1 isoform X4, with translation MYWLSLPDTPTSTTEGAADIIREAAAGESGSVTGRLATRPPLSLLTMERSCSVKSRDSITQQDHAPAPPCSRGHTPPPLQRRSRRTMVDVTKWPLFSLMEGEELSSIRQACVFGTSANEVIYITHNDDVYVFGLNCSNCLGTGDSQSTILPKKLDFLSGRKVVSLSYGSGPHILLATEEGELFAWGHNGYSQLGNGTTNQGVAPVLVSASLLNKRVTEVACGSHHSLALTNTGEVYAWGYNNCGQVGSGSTANQPTPRRVSNCLQNKVVVSITCGQTSSLAVVENGEVYGWGYNGNGQLGLGNNGNQLTPCRLVGLQGLCVLQIVSGYAHSLALTDEGLLYAWGTNTYGQLGTGNKSNQLSPVQIMAEKESRIVEIAACHSTHTSAAKTQSGQVYMWGQCREHDDFLTVSQSLKKEFDSPETADLKFSVDGKYIHVHKAVLKIRCEHFRSMFQSHWNEDMKEVIEIDQFTYPVYRSFLEFLYTDNIDLPPEDAIGLLDLATSYCENRLKRLCQHIIKRGITIENAFSLLAAAVRYDAEDLEEFCFKFCVNHLTEVTQTAAFWQIEGNLLKEFISRASRCGAFKN, from the exons ATGTATTGGCTCTCACTTCCGGACACACCAACATCAACAACAGAGGGAGCTGCTGACATTATCCGAGAGGCGGCGGCAGGAGAAAGCGGTTCAGTGACCGGGAGGCTAGCTACCCGTCCACCG TTGTCATTATTGACTATGGAACGCTCTTGTAG TGTGAAAAGCAGGGATAGCATCACCCAACAAGACCACGCACCTGCTCCTCCCTGTAGCCGGGGACACACCCCTCCACCGTTGCAACGGAGATCAAGGCGCACTATGGTGGATGTGACAAAATGGCCGCTGTTTAGTCTGATGGAAGGCGAGGAGCTCTCGTCCATACGACAGGCCTGTGTGTTTGGAACCTCCGCCAACGAGGTCATCTACATCACCCACAATGATGAT GTGTATGTGTTTGGGCTGAACTGCAGTAACTGCCTGGGAACAGGGGATAGCCAAAGCACCATCCTACCTAAGAAGCTGGACTTTCTGAGTGGGAGGAAAGTGGTCAGCCTCAGCTATGGCAGCGGACCCCACATCCTCCTGGCCACTGAGG AGGGCGAGCTGTTTGCCTGGGGCCACAATGGCTACAGTCAGCTGGGGAATGGGACCACCAACCAGGGGGTCGCTCCTGTGCTGGTGTCTGCCAGCCTTCTCAACAAGAGGGTGACGGAAGTGGCCTGTGGTTCACATCACTCCCTGGCCCTGACCAACactggagag GTGTATGCCTGGGGCTACAATAACTGTGGCCAGGTGGGGTCAGGGTCCACGGCCAACCAGCCCACCCCCAGGAGAGTGTCCAACTGTCTGCAGAACAAGGTGGTCGTCAGCATCACCTGTGGTCAAACCTCCTCTCTGGCTGTGGTCGAGAATGGAGAG GTGTACGGCTGGGGCTATAACGGAAACGGCCAACTGGGGCTAGGCAACAACGGGAATCAGCTGACACCTTGTCGCCTGGTGGGCTTGCAGGGTCTCTGTGTGCTACAG ATAGTGTCTGGCTATGCCCACTCCTTGGCCCTAACGGACGAGGGGCTGCTGTATGCCTGGGGGACCAACACCTATGGCCAGCTGGGCACAGGCAACAAGAGCAACCAACTCAGCCCAGTCCAGATCATGGctgagaaggagag cagGATTGTAGAGATTGCAGCATGCCActccacacacacctcagcaGCTAAGACTCAGAGTGGCCAGGTGTACATGTGGGGCCAGTGTAGGG AGCATGATGACTTCCTGACAGTGTCCCAGTCTTTAAAGAAGGAGTTTGACAGCCCAGAGACGGCCGACCTCAAGTTCAGCGTGGATGGCAAATACATCCATGTGCACAAGGCTGTGCTCAAGATCAG GTGTGAGCACTTCAGGTCCATGTTCCAGTCCCATTGGAATGAAGACATGAAGGAGGTGATAGAGATCGACCAGTTCACCTACCCCGTCTACCGCTCCTTCCTAGAGttcctctacacagacaacatAGACCTGCCCCCAGAGGATGCTATCG GTCTGCTGGACCTGGCCACATCCTACTGTGAGAACCGCCTGAAGCGTCTCTGTCAGCACATCATCAAGAGAGGCATCACCATAGAGAATGCCTTCTCTCTGCTCGCTGCTGCCGTGCGCTACGACGCAGAG GACCTGGAGGAGTTCTGCTTTAAGTTCTGTGTGAACCACCTGACGGAGGTGACCCAGACTGCAGCCTTCTGGCAGATCGAAGGCAACCTTCTCAAAGAGTTCATCAGCCGAGCTAGCCGCTGTGGAGCCTTCAAGAATTGA